GCCGGGAGGGGGATGTCTCATGTGAAACGTAGATTCCCCATGCACAGCATCCGTGTCCTCGCTCACTGTGGCGGAGTTTCGGTCGTTGAGCGAGCGAAGCGAGTCGAAACGTGCACATCCAGAGGACATTTCGCCTCGTTGCTGGCGCTCCTCGCTCAATGACCGGAGGGTTCGTCGGTGTGGGTCGGTTAGAGTGGTAGACGGTCCCGAAAGGAGTCGATGTTTCACGTGAAACCATCCGACACAGCATCGCCGAACCACGATTTCGGGATGGACACCCCGCTTGCTCGGGAGCTCGCCGACCTCTCCAGTCGCCGCAAAGCACTCCGCGATGTGAGCGTCAGCTTCTCCGGAGACACCCGCATCTTCACGGTCTCGAACCAGAAGGGTGGCGTCGGCAAGACCACGACCGCGGTCAACCTGGCATCCGCTCTCGCCGATCTCGGCGCACAGGTGCTGGTAATCGACCTCGACCCGCAGGGCAACGCCTCCACGGCGCTCAATGTCACGCACACGGCCGACACTCCGAGCATCTACGAGGTCCTCATCGACGACCTCCCCTTCGCCGACATCGTGCAGGGGAGCCCCGAATCACCGAATCTCTTCTGTGCGCCCAGCACCATCCACCTCGCGGGTGCTGAGATCGAGCTCGTATCCCAGGTTGCACGCGAGTTCCGGCTGCGTCGTGCCCTGAGCACCTACCTCGAAGAGCACCCGAAAGACATCGTCATCATCGACTGCCCGCCGTCGCTGGGGCTGCTCACCATCAACGCCTTCACTGCGGCGACCGAGGTGCTCATCCCGATCCAGTGCGAGTACTACGCGCTCGAGGGACTGAGCCAGCTGCTCGGCAGCATCCAGATGATTCAGAAGCACCTCAACCCGGAGCTCGATCTCACCACGATCCTGCTCACGATGTTCGATGCGCGCACGCGCCTCGCGCAGCAGGTGGCTGATGAGGTGCGCACCCACTTCCCGGAACAGGTTCTCGATGCTGTCATCCCCCGTTCCGTGCGAGTTTCCGAGGCGCCCAGCTTCGGTCAGACCGTGATCGCGTACGACGGATCCTCCGCCGGTGCGGTCGCCTATCGTGAAGCAGCGGTGGAGATCGCACGGCGCGACCCGCACGCAGCACAGAAGAAGGAGAAATGATGGCAAAGCGAACGGGACTCGGTCGAGGGATCGGTGCACTCATCCCGACGACGGATCACTCGGAACGCCCTGTCGACGTCTTCTTCCCCGGCGCAGTGAAGGTCAAGCCGGTCGAGTCGACCGAGACCTTCGTCGAGACGCCGTCGGATGCTGCCCTCACTGAGGTCCCCGGCATCCGACTCGTCCAGGTCGACCCGAACAGCATCGTTCCGAACCCCCGTCAGCCGCGCACCCACTTCGACGAGGATCACCTCTCAGAACTGGTGCACAGCGTGCGCGAGTTCGGTGTTCTGCAGCCGGTCGTCGTGCGCAAGAACGCAGCCGGCGAGTACGAGCTGATCATGGGGGAGCGGCGCACCCGCGCCGCCCGCGAGGCAGGTCTCACCGAGATCCCCGCGATCGTCCGCGAGACCGCCGACGAGAACCTGCTGCGCGATGCCCTTCTCGAGAACCTGCACCGGTCGGAGCTGAACCCGCTCGAAGAGGCATCGGCGTACCAGCAGCTGCTCGAAGACTTCGGCATCACCCAGGAGGAGCTGGCCACCCGTATCGGCCGTTCGCGCCCGCAGATCAGCAACACGATCCGCCTGCTGCGTCTGCCGTTGCCTGTCCAGCAGCGCGTCGCCGCAGGCGTGCTGTCGGCAGGTCATGCTCGTGCGATCCTCTCGGTCGACGACCCCGAGAAGATGCAGCGCCTCGCGGACAAGGTCGTCAACGAAGATCTCTCCGTCCGCGCGACAGAGGCAGCAGCGAAGGCCCTGCCCGCCGCCTCGGGAAGCACCTCGAAGCCCCAGGCCGGCGCCCGCCGCGCTTACCTCGATGAGGTGGGCGCGAAGCTCGGCGATCGGCTGAACACCCGTGTCCAGATCTCTCTGGGGGCACGTAAAGGCCAGGTCAAGATAGAATTCGCATCGATTCAGGATCTCAACCGAATCCTCGCCGATCTCGGTGAAGAGGAGTACGGCAAGCGCTGAAGGAGGTCGGGGGAGCGGGCGCGTCGAAGCTGTCGAGCCCGCTCACTCGACCACCGGACGCCCATGCACCGTTTCACGTGAAACATCGCGAAGACAGGTCGACGTTCACTGTGATCTCATCGGCATCCGCTGACACACGCGGGATCCGCGGGCGCGCGGACAGATGACCTCCATACCCACTCACCTGCGTAGGCTGGAATCATGAGCGAATCAGTCCCCCGTCGCGCCAGTCTGGAAGTGCTTCGCGCGGAGGCCACGGACGAACTCGCCGTCCTGATCCAGGAGCGACTCCGCTCCGGTGAGGATCCCTGGGACTTCATGGAGGATCTGCCGAGCGTCGATGAGCTCGTCGTGTACCTGCTCCGGGCTGAGAACATCACCGCGAACGACGGTGTGCGCCCCAACGCCGCGCGCCACTACCGCGTGCTGCGCCAGATCGCCTTGGAGTATCCCGAGCTGACCGGCACCGTCTGGCACATGCTCGGCGAGCAGCGCCACCGCCGCTGGGATCCGACGATCGCTGACGCGTTCTGAGGCGGCCGAGGGTGCTCGCACCATACGATCCGCAGTGGCCGTCGCTGTTCGAAGAGGCCCGAGCAGCGTTGCGCGCGGCAGGAAATGCGGCGTGGGAGATCGAGCCCATCGGTTCCACCGCGGTCCCGGGGATGTCGGCGAAGCCGGTCATCGACATCGCAGTCCGGTCCGACGGCGATTTCGACGACTACCGTCCTCTTCTGGAGGAGGCCGGGTGGTGCGTCGGGAGCAGCGTGCGCACGCATCCGGTGATGATCTTCGCTCCGGACGGCCGACGCACGCGCATCGCCCATTTCTTCACCCCGTCGCAATGGCCGCTGGCCCATCAGAGGGTCCTGCGCGACTGGCTGCGCACTCACCCTGAGGATGCCGCCCTGTATGAGCAGGCGAAGGCGGATGCCGCAGTCAGCGCGACCGATCGTCGCAGCTACAACGACGGAAAGACCCTCGTGATCCAGCAGATCATGGACCGTGCGCGCGCAGCGCGCGGCCTGGCATCCGTCAT
Above is a genomic segment from Microbacterium sp. W4I4 containing:
- a CDS encoding ParA family protein; amino-acid sequence: MDTPLARELADLSSRRKALRDVSVSFSGDTRIFTVSNQKGGVGKTTTAVNLASALADLGAQVLVIDLDPQGNASTALNVTHTADTPSIYEVLIDDLPFADIVQGSPESPNLFCAPSTIHLAGAEIELVSQVAREFRLRRALSTYLEEHPKDIVIIDCPPSLGLLTINAFTAATEVLIPIQCEYYALEGLSQLLGSIQMIQKHLNPELDLTTILLTMFDARTRLAQQVADEVRTHFPEQVLDAVIPRSVRVSEAPSFGQTVIAYDGSSAGAVAYREAAVEIARRDPHAAQKKEK
- a CDS encoding GrpB family protein, translated to MLAPYDPQWPSLFEEARAALRAAGNAAWEIEPIGSTAVPGMSAKPVIDIAVRSDGDFDDYRPLLEEAGWCVGSSVRTHPVMIFAPDGRRTRIAHFFTPSQWPLAHQRVLRDWLRTHPEDAALYEQAKADAAVSATDRRSYNDGKTLVIQQIMDRARAARGLASVIAFEK
- a CDS encoding tryptophan synthase subunit alpha, which codes for MSESVPRRASLEVLRAEATDELAVLIQERLRSGEDPWDFMEDLPSVDELVVYLLRAENITANDGVRPNAARHYRVLRQIALEYPELTGTVWHMLGEQRHRRWDPTIADAF
- a CDS encoding ParB/RepB/Spo0J family partition protein; the encoded protein is MAKRTGLGRGIGALIPTTDHSERPVDVFFPGAVKVKPVESTETFVETPSDAALTEVPGIRLVQVDPNSIVPNPRQPRTHFDEDHLSELVHSVREFGVLQPVVVRKNAAGEYELIMGERRTRAAREAGLTEIPAIVRETADENLLRDALLENLHRSELNPLEEASAYQQLLEDFGITQEELATRIGRSRPQISNTIRLLRLPLPVQQRVAAGVLSAGHARAILSVDDPEKMQRLADKVVNEDLSVRATEAAAKALPAASGSTSKPQAGARRAYLDEVGAKLGDRLNTRVQISLGARKGQVKIEFASIQDLNRILADLGEEEYGKR